In Leptodesmis sichuanensis A121, the following are encoded in one genomic region:
- a CDS encoding DUF6888 family protein, producing MPTAAQLESLYRVSYQLTYTMLQPIHLVCVDRRTRNVYVLAGYGEDLEFEIVPNGEVF from the coding sequence ATGCCTACTGCTGCTCAATTAGAGAGTTTATATCGCGTTAGCTATCAGTTGACCTATACCATGCTGCAACCGATTCATCTGGTTTGTGTTGATCGTCGGACTCGCAATGTGTACGTCTTGGCTGGATATGGTGAAGACCTTGAGTTTGAAATTGTACCGAATGGAGAGGTGTTCTGA
- a CDS encoding Nif11-like leader peptide family natural product precursor, producing the protein MSIESASRFLEAVTYDESLRDKFEQVQSPEEFLTLTRQLGYSFTTEELLGLAKEQSQGIMVRRHTGVWKWLRSVHWL; encoded by the coding sequence ATGTCCATTGAGAGTGCGAGCCGATTTCTGGAAGCAGTAACTTATGATGAGTCCCTGCGAGATAAATTTGAGCAGGTTCAGTCTCCAGAGGAATTTTTAACCCTGACTCGGCAGTTGGGTTACAGCTTTACTACCGAGGAGTTATTGGGACTGGCCAAAGAGCAAAGTCAGGGAATTATGGTACGCCGCCACACAGGGGTCTGGAAGTGGTTACGATCGGTTCACTGGCTGTAA
- a CDS encoding DEAD/DEAH box helicase, with the protein MTSLPTSPRLDLSQLFPFPLDEFQRQAIAALEAGRSVVVCAPTGSGKTLIGEYAIHRALTGKRRVFYTTPLKALSNQKLRDFREIFGFDSVGLLTGDISINRDAPILVMTTEIFRNMLYGTPIGEVGTSLTGVEAVVLDECHYMNDRQRGTVWEESIIYCPHEIQLVALSATVDNSDQLTDWIHQVHGPTELIYSDFRPVPLKFHYCTPKGLFPLLDDSQKKMNPRLRPKGGRGAKGNGDRRGPRQESPSLAAVLSHLQQRDMLPAIYFIFSRRGCDQAVATVGDFSLVNEVEAAALKQQIDEFLERNPEAARAGQVEPLYQGIAAHHAGLLPAWKGLVEELFQQGLIKVVFATETLAAGINMPARTTVISSLSKRTDRGHRLLNASEFLQMAGRAGRRGMDVQGHVVTVQTPFEGAREAAYLATVGPDPLVSQFTPSYGMVLNLLQTHTLDEAKELVERSFGQYLATLYLRPQQEAIDRLEAEQSQLQAQLASVDWEQLAQYEKLQERLKEERRLFKTLQHQAEEVRAHDMAMAVSFAVAGTVLSLKGHHSSMTAPLSAVLVTKVAGAGQFPYLVCLGKDNRWYVTTVADVVDLRGELPRIAAVDTLHPPPEMPLKPGQSRKGNEQTAAIAQSLPEASPLADVAPEVYTQLQRLQAVEAQINAHPVHQWGNRATILKRQKRITAIQSELEDRYTKLDRQSHHYWEAFLDLIDILQSFGCLADLTPTPLGQSVAAIRGDNELWLGLALTSGELDLLEPHHLAAACAALVTEVSRPDSWTRHDLPPTVEAALGGLRSIRHRLFQRQRRLQVVLPAWLEYEFVGLVEQWALGMEWPELCANTSLDEGDIVRILRRTLDFLSQIPHVPHLPTELKRNAVRAIQLIDRFPVSGVIE; encoded by the coding sequence GTGACTTCCCTTCCTACCTCACCAAGGCTTGATCTAAGCCAACTATTTCCCTTCCCCCTGGATGAGTTCCAGCGCCAGGCGATCGCGGCTTTGGAGGCGGGTCGTTCCGTCGTGGTCTGTGCGCCGACAGGATCGGGTAAAACCTTGATTGGAGAATATGCGATCCACCGGGCGTTGACAGGCAAACGGCGAGTATTCTACACCACCCCCTTAAAAGCCCTGTCGAACCAGAAACTGCGGGATTTTCGCGAAATATTTGGCTTTGACTCCGTGGGCTTGTTGACAGGCGATATTTCGATCAATCGGGATGCGCCGATTTTAGTGATGACCACTGAAATCTTTCGTAATATGTTGTATGGCACCCCGATCGGCGAAGTCGGCACCTCCTTGACTGGTGTGGAAGCAGTGGTATTGGACGAATGCCATTACATGAACGATCGCCAGCGGGGCACCGTCTGGGAGGAATCAATTATCTACTGTCCCCATGAAATTCAACTGGTGGCTCTGTCCGCGACGGTAGATAACAGTGACCAACTAACCGATTGGATTCACCAGGTGCATGGGCCAACGGAGTTAATCTATTCTGACTTCCGCCCCGTTCCCCTGAAGTTTCACTACTGCACTCCCAAAGGCTTGTTTCCGCTGCTGGATGACAGTCAGAAAAAAATGAATCCCCGCCTGCGGCCCAAGGGAGGCAGGGGCGCGAAAGGAAATGGCGATCGCCGTGGCCCCAGGCAGGAAAGCCCCTCTCTGGCCGCTGTGTTATCCCACTTACAGCAGCGAGATATGCTGCCTGCTATCTACTTCATCTTTAGCCGCCGGGGATGCGATCAGGCCGTTGCGACCGTTGGTGATTTTTCCCTGGTGAATGAAGTAGAAGCGGCAGCTCTGAAGCAGCAAATTGACGAATTTCTGGAGCGCAACCCGGAAGCCGCCCGGGCCGGACAGGTCGAACCCCTGTATCAAGGGATTGCCGCTCATCATGCCGGATTGCTGCCCGCCTGGAAAGGCTTGGTCGAAGAACTATTTCAGCAGGGACTCATTAAGGTTGTCTTTGCCACCGAAACTTTGGCCGCTGGGATCAATATGCCAGCCCGGACGACGGTGATTTCCAGTCTGTCTAAACGTACTGATCGCGGCCATCGCTTGCTGAATGCTTCCGAGTTTTTGCAAATGGCAGGTCGGGCCGGACGACGGGGCATGGATGTGCAGGGCCATGTGGTGACAGTACAGACCCCCTTTGAAGGAGCACGAGAAGCGGCCTATCTGGCGACAGTTGGCCCCGATCCGCTGGTCAGTCAATTTACACCCAGTTATGGCATGGTGCTCAACCTGTTACAGACCCACACGCTGGATGAAGCCAAGGAACTGGTGGAACGCAGCTTTGGACAGTATCTCGCTACCTTATATCTCCGACCCCAACAGGAGGCGATCGATCGTCTGGAAGCCGAACAGTCTCAATTGCAGGCTCAACTGGCTTCCGTAGATTGGGAGCAACTGGCCCAGTACGAAAAATTGCAGGAGCGACTGAAAGAGGAACGCCGCCTGTTCAAAACCCTGCAGCATCAGGCCGAGGAAGTCCGCGCTCACGATATGGCGATGGCCGTTTCCTTTGCTGTAGCAGGTACGGTTCTCAGTCTTAAAGGCCATCACAGTTCTATGACGGCTCCCCTCTCGGCGGTGCTGGTGACGAAGGTAGCAGGAGCTGGACAGTTTCCTTATTTAGTCTGTCTGGGTAAGGACAACCGCTGGTATGTGACAACCGTGGCCGATGTGGTGGATTTGCGGGGAGAACTGCCCCGAATTGCTGCAGTCGATACCCTGCATCCCCCTCCAGAAATGCCCCTCAAACCTGGACAATCCCGGAAAGGCAATGAGCAAACAGCGGCGATCGCCCAATCCCTACCTGAAGCCTCTCCTCTGGCGGATGTAGCTCCCGAAGTGTATACCCAACTGCAACGGCTGCAGGCAGTAGAAGCTCAAATCAATGCCCATCCCGTGCATCAATGGGGGAATCGGGCCACGATTTTGAAGCGGCAAAAGCGGATTACAGCGATTCAGAGTGAACTGGAAGACCGGTACACCAAGCTCGATCGCCAATCTCACCATTACTGGGAAGCCTTCCTGGATCTGATTGATATTCTGCAAAGCTTTGGCTGTCTGGCCGATCTGACTCCCACCCCCCTGGGACAATCCGTGGCGGCGATTCGCGGTGACAACGAACTGTGGCTGGGGTTGGCTCTCACCTCTGGCGAACTGGATCTCCTGGAACCTCATCATCTGGCGGCAGCCTGCGCTGCACTGGTCACGGAAGTCTCCCGTCCCGATAGCTGGACTCGTCACGATTTGCCTCCTACCGTGGAAGCCGCCCTGGGTGGACTGCGGAGCATCCGACATCGCCTGTTTCAACGCCAGCGTCGGCTGCAGGTTGTGTTACCGGCCTGGCTGGAATACGAGTTTGTCGGCCTGGTGGAACAATGGGCACTGGGAATGGAGTGGCCCGAACTCTGTGCTAATACCAGCCTGGATGAAGGGGACATCGTGCGAATTCTGCGCCGTACTCTGGATTTCCTCTCACAAATTCCCCATGTTCCCCATCTGCCTACAGAACTGAAACGCAACGCAGTCCGAGCCATCCAACTGATCGATCGCTTCCCAGTCAGCGGCGTGATTGAGTAA
- a CDS encoding DUF6444 domain-containing protein, with protein sequence MWARSLKLEARIEALENHRQKNSRNSSKLPSGGGFGKRTKSLHPQGARHAHSRLISFDFERLLKWAAGGVSDRNAYCCSIREFISR encoded by the coding sequence CTCGGATCGAAGCATTGGAGAATCATCGACAGAAGAATAGCCGTAACAGTAGCAAGCTGCCGTCGGGTGGTGGGTTCGGCAAACGCACCAAAAGCCTACACCCACAGGGAGCGAGACATGCTCATAGCCGCTTAATTTCATTTGATTTTGAGCGTTTGTTAAAATGGGCAGCAGGTGGAGTGAGTGACCGGAATGCCTACTGCTGCTCAATTAGAGAGTTTATATCGCGTTAG
- a CDS encoding DUF6887 family protein has protein sequence MSQANFDAMSDAELKRYFLSNRQDQGAFQAYLDRFSQRPKSLIASPSDPDFDAKIQAAIRQKLEASHSSQPANNTVEQTE, from the coding sequence ATGAGTCAAGCGAATTTTGATGCCATGAGTGATGCCGAATTAAAACGGTACTTCCTATCAAACCGCCAAGATCAAGGTGCTTTTCAGGCATATTTGGACAGGTTCAGTCAGCGTCCAAAATCCCTCATCGCAAGTCCAAGCGATCCTGATTTTGATGCAAAGATTCAGGCAGCAATTCGGCAGAAATTAGAAGCCTCGCATAGCAGTCAGCCAGCTAACAACACAGTTGAGCAGACGGAATAG
- a CDS encoding adenine nucleotide alpha hydrolase family protein, with protein MEILPMLARLEHALGCSDLTRQMVLKPNPVIPSRSQREDINLVVGYTDSPQSHTALDLTLWIAYQTRLATRKTVTVQVVYVVDPDQSGYRQPRSIDAVLQAEMDDRKVPLYQCGNTLEPISWITGAVAPELSTKAVALEVAARRDRSAERDTNWQIYQFEQADRILWQARNLANEWRGCLETHLRFGSVATELRDVARKEAATVLVVGCKSANHPIVEALGDDLPCPVLGIPPRACRP; from the coding sequence GTGGAAATTTTACCCATGCTGGCCCGTCTAGAACATGCGCTCGGCTGCTCTGACCTGACCCGGCAAATGGTGTTGAAACCCAATCCTGTCATACCTTCTCGATCGCAGCGGGAGGACATTAATCTGGTCGTCGGTTACACCGACTCTCCTCAAAGCCATACCGCTCTGGACTTGACCTTATGGATTGCCTATCAAACCCGGTTGGCAACGCGGAAAACTGTTACTGTTCAGGTCGTCTATGTCGTTGACCCAGACCAGTCTGGCTATCGTCAGCCTCGTTCTATTGATGCCGTCTTGCAAGCTGAGATGGACGATCGCAAGGTACCGCTTTATCAGTGTGGCAATACCTTAGAGCCGATTTCATGGATTACTGGAGCCGTTGCTCCGGAACTATCCACAAAAGCTGTGGCACTGGAGGTTGCTGCACGCCGCGATCGCTCCGCTGAACGGGATACCAACTGGCAGATTTACCAATTTGAACAGGCCGATCGAATTCTCTGGCAGGCGCGAAATCTAGCCAACGAGTGGCGCGGCTGTTTAGAAACCCATCTCCGATTTGGTTCCGTCGCCACCGAACTGCGGGATGTGGCCCGTAAGGAAGCCGCAACTGTATTAGTTGTCGGTTGTAAATCTGCGAATCACCCGATTGTGGAAGCCCTGGGGGATGATCTGCCCTGTCCGGTGCTGGGAATTCCACCGAGAGCCTGTAGACCTTAA